In Chryseobacterium lactis, a single genomic region encodes these proteins:
- a CDS encoding ABC transporter permease: protein MMLTNWLKIALINYKKNRLSTFINLFGLTVGLTGFMLILMHWNDEESYEKRNPKKDQIYAFQSLYKRIHFYGENISYPLAFTASEKIPEVEDYLLFSGSNIGAKMTTKYTTTFQQGGFATSESFFNFFPYKIISGNAKDALKSNTSIAISRQAAMKLFGTANAAGESIKFDDKIYNVTAVYEISEGNSQIKPEFIFKPAERFEYDKTQWNNFNYGCFFMLKKGVDPSVFEKKFKEILEQRAAISAKTSGMSAQQFSYLYGPNVAFLIPLDQLKLHAKASWFGAGDFRTIMILFSLSVLIVVLSAINFINLKTAEASQRAKEVGVRKALGGTKLSLMIQFFLETFIICVLAYVLSLALTELLLPTFNKFFNKEIQLNDWHIYAYSFAMVIVVTLLSGLIPAFYLSNFKAIETLKGNFSRSRHGVWLRNGILTLQLIISSFFIIGGLIVHSQVKHMMNKDLGFNGKQIILIYFNETVPKSWLRYERLKTEISKINGVEEVSYGEAVVGGQKSSSNIDYQKESINAESGSMDYNYLQFMGVKLLKGRWLNPNLASDTINTIIVNEAFVKKFGWTDDQIFQRELYPGFDNGKKYKVVGIVKDFNLKSLKYNVEPVMFFHYKQTPWKRFNVYNIQVKIKPDDIEGTVNRIKQLWGKSVEPGSPFDYYFIDQKFAKTFEVYQKQQTLFTILNAMVLMVALLGLFALSSLMIEQKLKDVAIRKTLGASDRTLVFGLTRQFLWITVIAVLISIPICYFLMDEWLKDFAYRIDMPVWPFVVSFLVLLALTFAVVSIKAYKATKVDLIKYLKYE, encoded by the coding sequence ATGATGCTTACCAATTGGCTTAAAATTGCCTTAATCAATTATAAAAAGAACAGACTGTCTACCTTTATCAATCTGTTTGGACTCACCGTAGGTCTTACCGGATTTATGCTGATCCTGATGCACTGGAATGACGAGGAATCTTATGAGAAACGGAATCCCAAAAAAGATCAGATTTATGCTTTTCAGAGTCTGTATAAAAGAATACATTTTTACGGAGAAAATATTTCTTATCCGCTAGCCTTTACTGCATCGGAAAAAATTCCTGAAGTTGAAGATTACCTTTTGTTCAGCGGTTCTAATATCGGAGCCAAGATGACCACAAAATATACGACGACTTTCCAACAAGGAGGTTTTGCTACCTCAGAAAGCTTCTTTAATTTTTTTCCTTATAAAATTATATCAGGCAATGCAAAGGATGCTCTGAAATCAAATACCTCCATTGCTATTTCAAGGCAGGCGGCTATGAAATTATTTGGAACAGCGAATGCTGCCGGTGAGTCAATAAAATTTGATGATAAAATCTATAATGTTACCGCTGTTTATGAGATTTCTGAAGGGAATAGCCAGATCAAACCGGAGTTTATTTTCAAGCCCGCAGAACGGTTTGAATATGATAAAACTCAATGGAATAATTTCAATTACGGATGTTTTTTTATGCTTAAAAAAGGAGTTGATCCTTCAGTTTTTGAAAAAAAATTTAAAGAAATTCTTGAACAGAGAGCCGCTATTTCTGCGAAAACATCGGGGATGAGTGCCCAGCAGTTTTCTTATCTTTATGGACCTAATGTGGCATTTCTTATTCCTTTAGATCAGCTTAAGCTCCATGCAAAAGCATCCTGGTTTGGAGCAGGAGATTTCAGAACAATCATGATCCTCTTCTCCCTGTCGGTTCTGATTGTTGTCTTATCTGCAATTAATTTTATCAATCTGAAAACAGCAGAAGCATCACAAAGAGCCAAAGAAGTGGGAGTAAGAAAAGCACTCGGAGGAACAAAACTTTCGTTAATGATACAGTTCTTTTTAGAAACGTTCATCATCTGTGTGCTCGCCTATGTGTTGTCTTTGGCACTTACGGAGCTCTTGCTTCCTACTTTTAATAAATTTTTTAATAAGGAAATACAATTAAACGATTGGCATATCTATGCATATTCTTTTGCAATGGTTATTGTGGTCACCTTATTGTCCGGGTTAATTCCTGCTTTTTATCTTTCTAATTTTAAAGCGATTGAAACCCTGAAGGGAAATTTTTCCCGAAGCAGACATGGCGTCTGGCTTAGAAACGGAATCCTTACGCTGCAGCTTATTATTTCTTCATTTTTTATCATTGGAGGGCTCATTGTACACAGTCAGGTTAAACATATGATGAATAAGGATCTTGGATTTAACGGAAAACAGATTATACTGATTTATTTCAATGAAACCGTTCCTAAGTCATGGTTGCGATATGAACGTCTTAAAACAGAAATTTCAAAAATCAACGGAGTAGAAGAGGTTTCTTATGGAGAGGCTGTTGTAGGCGGGCAGAAAAGTAGTTCTAATATCGATTATCAGAAGGAAAGTATTAATGCAGAAAGTGGGTCTATGGATTATAATTATCTTCAGTTTATGGGGGTGAAATTATTGAAAGGACGTTGGTTGAATCCTAACCTTGCTTCTGATACCATCAATACAATTATTGTCAATGAGGCATTTGTAAAGAAATTTGGCTGGACGGATGATCAGATTTTTCAACGCGAACTTTATCCCGGATTTGATAATGGAAAAAAATATAAGGTGGTGGGAATTGTAAAAGATTTTAATCTTAAAAGTCTTAAATACAACGTAGAACCGGTTATGTTTTTTCATTATAAACAAACCCCTTGGAAAAGATTCAATGTCTACAATATTCAGGTGAAAATAAAACCGGATGATATTGAAGGAACGGTTAACAGAATAAAACAGCTCTGGGGAAAATCGGTGGAACCGGGCTCTCCTTTTGACTATTATTTTATCGATCAGAAATTTGCAAAAACTTTTGAAGTCTATCAAAAGCAACAGACTTTGTTTACCATTCTGAATGCGATGGTACTGATGGTGGCATTATTGGGATTATTTGCCCTTTCTTCCCTGATGATTGAGCAAAAATTGAAAGACGTGGCGATTCGGAAAACATTAGGTGCCTCAGATCGTACCCTTGTCTTCGGATTAACCCGCCAGTTCCTCTGGATTACTGTAATTGCTGTACTGATAAGCATTCCGATCTGTTATTTTCTGATGGATGAATGGCTGAAAGATTTTGCCTACAGAATTGATATGCCGGTTTGGCCGTTTGTGGTCAGTTTCCTGGTATTGCTGGCGCTTACCTTTGCAGTAGTAAGTATCAAAGCATATAAAGCAACCAAAGTGGATCTTATAAAATACCTGAAGTATGAGTAA
- a CDS encoding TolC family protein codes for MKNFIFLFFVGLFPAQQTWNLQQCLDYASSHHPLIKQATVNVTKNDKLITGAKGMLLPSVGAEVKHTYSFGSSINQLSNQREALNTQYDQLTAQADWNLFNWKNILDISLSKLNKETSTYKLKLAQNKVKLNVIQMFFAYQNSRSWLEVLETQISGIQDQIKRTEKEVEIGNRPKSDVYDIKANLGTLQEQWVSAKNQRDQAKINLLNALSVTQDSMDFVMNSDTLSSEAEFHDPDFTKKLLEKNPAYQSVIAEIKAQEKKEDVAKAGYLPTLNGSYSWSTFYNKVLGKDSSFNMSFSDQLSQNKNQSVFFGLNIPVFNKLQVKTNVELAKLNVINSRYDKELIINDLTQNINSIRAQFLNAQEKYNLLDANFENQKRSFQKSEEKYKEGLIDAYSFFIVRNGWLQANYNLINSKNDVILQTELLKIMESGF; via the coding sequence ATGAAAAATTTCATTTTTCTATTTTTTGTTGGCCTTTTTCCGGCACAGCAAACATGGAACCTGCAACAATGTCTCGACTATGCATCTTCGCATCATCCATTAATTAAGCAGGCTACGGTGAATGTAACAAAAAATGATAAATTGATTACCGGGGCCAAAGGAATGCTGTTGCCTTCAGTAGGAGCAGAGGTGAAGCACACCTATAGTTTTGGTTCTTCCATTAATCAGTTAAGCAATCAGAGGGAGGCGCTTAATACACAGTATGATCAGCTTACTGCTCAGGCAGACTGGAACCTTTTTAACTGGAAAAATATCCTGGATATTTCTTTATCTAAATTGAATAAGGAAACCAGCACCTATAAGCTTAAATTAGCTCAGAATAAGGTAAAACTGAATGTCATTCAAATGTTTTTTGCCTACCAGAACAGCAGAAGCTGGCTTGAAGTGCTGGAAACCCAGATATCCGGGATACAGGATCAGATCAAACGTACTGAAAAAGAAGTAGAAATCGGAAACAGGCCTAAAAGCGATGTTTATGATATTAAAGCAAATCTGGGGACGTTGCAGGAGCAGTGGGTGTCTGCTAAAAACCAGCGTGATCAGGCGAAAATAAATTTGCTGAATGCGTTATCAGTTACTCAGGATTCCATGGATTTTGTGATGAATAGTGATACACTTTCTTCTGAAGCAGAATTCCACGATCCTGATTTTACAAAAAAATTATTGGAGAAAAACCCTGCTTACCAATCTGTGATTGCAGAAATTAAGGCACAGGAAAAGAAAGAAGACGTTGCAAAAGCAGGGTACCTGCCCACTTTAAACGGAAGCTACAGCTGGTCTACTTTTTATAATAAAGTGCTGGGAAAAGATAGCAGTTTCAACATGAGTTTTTCTGATCAGCTTTCCCAAAACAAGAATCAGTCTGTATTTTTTGGGCTTAACATTCCTGTTTTTAATAAGCTACAGGTGAAAACCAATGTAGAACTTGCAAAATTAAATGTCATTAATTCGAGATACGACAAAGAATTGATCATCAATGATCTTACCCAAAATATCAATTCTATCAGAGCTCAGTTTTTAAACGCTCAGGAAAAATATAATCTGTTGGATGCCAACTTTGAAAATCAAAAACGCTCATTTCAGAAATCTGAAGAGAAATATAAAGAGGGATTAATCGATGCATATTCATTTTTTATTGTCCGGAACGGATGGCTCCAGGCCAATTATAATCTGATCAATAGCAAAAATGATGTGATCCTGCAGACAGAACTCCTGAAAATAATGGAATCAGGATTTTAA
- a CDS encoding acyltransferase family protein: MKKKLNLINLINPYFLFSKELANDRIFGLDILRAFAIIVVIIDHGKFMFPPKIVELHNYIQFDGVTVFFVLSGLLIGKILIKQVENNKVSFRLLLDFWIRRWFRTLPTYFLILSILVICYSIKEESFTFYKMSRYYFFIQNFFHIPYLYFPEAWSLSVEEWFYILIPSFIFLLILVFKLQPKISIPVVVCIVICGVTFLRYTICLDHDEEKARTFHHIVIFRLDSIMYGVIGAYINYYYLKYWNLIPRYLFLTGIGIFALQKYLSLSNTFPDLTGLYKIIFEFSLTSLGTLLLLPYLTTLKDRKYAIGKIITIISILSYSMYLIHMTLIKNMILYSIPWTSFTKNYNIIIPVMYTLYWGITFLFSTVIYKFYEAPMTRLRDQFSMLQKHEKPAF, encoded by the coding sequence ATGAAAAAAAAATTAAACCTGATTAATTTAATTAATCCCTATTTTTTATTTTCAAAAGAACTGGCCAACGACCGAATTTTCGGATTGGATATTTTGCGGGCTTTTGCAATTATCGTAGTCATTATTGATCACGGTAAATTTATGTTTCCCCCAAAGATTGTAGAGTTGCACAACTATATACAGTTTGATGGGGTAACGGTCTTTTTTGTTCTCAGTGGATTATTGATCGGCAAAATTTTAATTAAACAGGTAGAAAATAATAAAGTCAGTTTCAGGCTATTATTGGATTTTTGGATCAGAAGGTGGTTTCGTACTTTACCCACTTATTTCCTGATACTATCGATTTTGGTAATTTGTTATAGTATTAAAGAAGAATCCTTTACATTTTATAAAATGAGCAGGTATTACTTTTTTATTCAGAATTTTTTTCACATTCCATATTTGTACTTTCCTGAAGCATGGAGCTTAAGCGTAGAGGAATGGTTTTATATATTGATACCGTCTTTTATTTTTTTATTAATCCTTGTTTTTAAACTACAACCTAAAATTTCGATTCCTGTTGTTGTATGTATTGTAATTTGTGGTGTCACTTTTTTAAGATATACTATTTGCCTGGATCATGATGAAGAAAAAGCACGGACATTTCATCATATCGTTATTTTCAGACTGGACAGCATTATGTATGGTGTTATAGGAGCCTATATCAATTATTATTATCTCAAATACTGGAATTTAATCCCACGTTATTTATTTCTGACCGGGATTGGGATATTCGCATTGCAAAAGTACCTCTCTCTGAGCAATACGTTCCCAGATCTGACCGGTCTTTATAAAATCATTTTTGAATTTAGCCTGACATCTTTAGGTACTTTACTGCTACTTCCTTATTTAACCACTTTAAAAGATAGAAAATACGCCATCGGAAAAATAATCACCATCATCAGTATCTTATCCTATTCAATGTATCTTATTCATATGACTTTAATTAAGAATATGATCCTATACAGCATTCCATGGACAAGCTTTACTAAGAATTATAACATCATAATTCCGGTGATGTATACTCTGTATTGGGGAATTACCTTTTTATTTTCTACGGTCATCTATAAATTTTATGAAGCGCCGATGACGAGGCTTCGCGATCAGTTCAGTATGCTCCAAAAGCATGAAAAGCCCGCCTTTTAA
- a CDS encoding Crp/Fnr family transcriptional regulator — protein sequence MKHHALIKNISRFVSLTPAEIAIFEDFWVEKTWEKGEYLLRNGDICRYDNYVVSGLLKAYYINAENGNEEILYFSMDDWWASDINSFSRQKASVYNIQALEKTTVLQINYHSFQQLLREIPQLERYFRIILEGYLGTLQKRIIYNNIYDAEYRYFDFLETYPSIASKVPQYAIASYLGVSAEFISRLRKKYKSS from the coding sequence ATGAAACACCACGCTCTCATAAAAAATATCTCCAGGTTTGTAAGTTTAACACCAGCAGAAATTGCAATATTTGAAGATTTCTGGGTTGAAAAAACATGGGAAAAAGGTGAATATCTCTTGAGAAACGGAGATATTTGCCGGTATGACAATTACGTGGTTTCAGGGTTATTAAAAGCATATTATATCAATGCTGAAAACGGAAACGAAGAAATTCTTTATTTCTCCATGGATGATTGGTGGGCTTCTGATATCAATAGTTTTTCAAGACAGAAAGCCTCTGTTTATAATATACAAGCGTTGGAAAAAACAACGGTTTTACAGATTAATTACCATTCTTTTCAGCAGCTTTTACGCGAAATTCCACAATTGGAAAGATATTTCAGGATTATATTGGAAGGATATCTGGGTACCTTACAAAAAAGGATCATTTATAATAATATATATGATGCAGAGTACAGGTATTTCGATTTTTTAGAGACTTATCCCAGTATTGCTTCCAAAGTTCCTCAATATGCTATAGCTTCCTATTTAGGAGTGTCTGCTGAATTTATCAGTAGATTACGAAAAAAATATAAATCATCTTGA
- a CDS encoding FMN-dependent NADH-azoreductase — protein sequence MKKVLIINASVRNERSYSRKLSQFFVENWKVKNHQDLITYREVGTEIIPGIDESWIAGAFIKPTDRTEVHQKALRLSDELVKELKEHDIYIIATPMYNWSVPSGLKSYIDQVMRYKETWKFRSGVPDGDYVGLLENKKMFILSSRGDTGYGENEKNEHMNFQTTYLKFIFGIMGVKDITILSLDNEEFGGEIFESSKKEIFESISTLLV from the coding sequence ATGAAAAAAGTATTGATTATTAACGCAAGCGTTAGAAATGAAAGGTCTTATAGTAGAAAGCTTTCACAGTTTTTTGTTGAAAACTGGAAAGTAAAAAATCATCAGGATCTGATTACTTACCGGGAGGTTGGAACTGAAATAATTCCGGGTATTGATGAGTCCTGGATTGCAGGAGCTTTTATAAAACCAACGGACAGGACTGAAGTTCATCAAAAAGCATTGAGGCTCAGTGATGAGCTGGTGAAAGAGTTGAAAGAGCATGACATATACATCATTGCTACGCCGATGTATAACTGGTCTGTTCCCAGTGGATTAAAATCGTATATAGACCAGGTTATGAGGTACAAAGAAACCTGGAAATTCAGGTCAGGAGTTCCGGATGGTGATTACGTAGGTTTACTTGAAAATAAAAAGATGTTTATATTGTCAAGCAGGGGAGATACCGGTTATGGAGAGAATGAAAAAAATGAACACATGAATTTTCAGACCACTTATTTGAAATTTATTTTTGGGATCATGGGAGTAAAAGATATAACCATCCTGTCTTTAGATAATGAAGAGTTTGGTGGAGAAATATTTGAAAGCTCAAAGAAAGAGATTTTTGAAAGTATCAGTACATTATTAGTTTAA
- a CDS encoding DUF4249 domain-containing protein, which produces MKNTFLIILSLFLVTSCQKEINLDLDDQSGKIVIEGNITDQTGPYIVRITKSVAFTKQNQYPAVAGAQVVVSDNTGQTETLQYVGNGQYQTTSFVGAPGKTYTLKVQAEGQQYTAQSTMPQPVDFEGLSQDSFKFGDKTSYTLLPIFTDPSVLGNRYLFSFTINNLSKKYINVFSDNLNNGLPNQRPLILPNDDNDGADHEVKPGDTIHVEMQSIDNNIFTFYSALLDLSGAGGGVTPSNPPSNISNGALGYFSAHTESTKSFVIQ; this is translated from the coding sequence ATGAAAAATACTTTTCTTATTATATTATCCCTGTTTTTAGTCACTTCATGTCAGAAGGAGATCAATCTTGATCTGGATGATCAAAGTGGAAAAATAGTCATTGAAGGCAATATAACCGATCAGACAGGTCCTTATATTGTTAGAATTACAAAATCGGTAGCATTTACAAAACAGAATCAATACCCCGCAGTAGCAGGTGCACAGGTTGTTGTAAGTGATAATACCGGGCAGACTGAAACGTTACAGTATGTGGGGAATGGCCAATATCAAACGACCTCATTTGTGGGGGCACCGGGAAAAACATATACTCTTAAAGTACAAGCCGAAGGGCAGCAATATACAGCTCAGAGCACAATGCCACAACCGGTTGATTTTGAAGGTTTATCACAGGATTCTTTTAAATTTGGGGATAAAACCAGCTATACTCTTTTGCCAATTTTCACCGACCCGTCTGTCTTAGGAAATCGTTATCTATTTTCTTTTACAATCAATAATTTATCTAAAAAATATATCAATGTATTTTCTGATAATCTTAATAACGGATTGCCTAACCAACGACCTTTAATACTTCCCAATGATGATAATGACGGTGCGGATCATGAAGTTAAACCTGGAGATACCATTCATGTGGAGATGCAAAGTATTGATAATAATATTTTTACTTTTTACAGCGCTCTTCTTGATCTTTCAGGTGCAGGTGGTGGTGTAACGCCTTCCAATCCTCCAAGCAATATCAGCAACGGAGCTTTAGGATATTTTTCTGCTCATACGGAGAGTACAAAAAGTTTTGTGATTCAATAA
- a CDS encoding TonB-dependent receptor produces MQTSFLKITAATAALCFSTFVLAQQTYSVSGTVKDKKNGELLIGVSVKVSEDPKINVVANEYGFYSLSLPEGSYTLIISNPGYQDFEQQIKVDQNIKVDLPLIPQEQISKSIDEVVITGIKKDKNLTSAQMGTETLSIKNIEKLPVLFGEKDVMKTIQLLPGIKSNGEGSSGFSVRGGATDQNLILLDEAPVYNASHLLGFFSTFNSDALKDASIIKGNSPAQYGGRLSSVLDVKMKDGNNQDYNVNGGIGLISSRLSVEGPIQKEKSSFIVSGRRTYADLFLKTSNDYKDNKLYFYDLNLKANYQINENNRLYLSGYFGRDVLGLGNTFSTDWGNTTATLRWNSIINSKLFSNTSFIYSDYDYKVSLKSNDNNFGLNSKIKDWNLKQDFTWFAGNKHSVRFGLQSIYHTITPSTASGTSVSSFPRNPRKSWENALYINDDFKATDKLTVNYGARLSMFSVLGGDTFNTYENGVLTDSKYVEKGKFGKTYVNIEPRITANYRINEVSSVKGGYSRNTQNLHLLSNSSSGNPTDQWIGSSLTVKPEIADQVSLGYSRNFNNNNYELNAEVYYKSMQNQIDFKNGAQITFDTAADVESELLFGKGRAYGLELIAKKKSGRLTGWISYTLSKTERKINGINDNQWYNARMDKTHDLSIVATYQLNPKWSLSGLFVYSTGNAVTFPTGKYELNGQTVFQYSSRNADRMPAYHRMDVSATYEPSSNKRFRGSWTFGIYNLYGRENAYVINFEDNPNNPGTTRAMQTSLFRWIPNITYNFKF; encoded by the coding sequence ATGCAAACATCCTTTTTAAAAATTACCGCAGCCACCGCTGCGCTCTGTTTCAGTACTTTTGTGCTTGCGCAACAAACCTACTCTGTAAGTGGAACGGTGAAAGATAAAAAAAATGGCGAATTACTGATCGGAGTATCCGTAAAAGTAAGTGAAGATCCCAAGATTAATGTTGTTGCCAATGAGTATGGATTTTACTCTTTATCACTACCGGAAGGCAGCTACACTCTTATTATTTCCAATCCCGGTTACCAGGATTTTGAGCAACAGATTAAAGTTGATCAGAATATAAAAGTTGATTTACCGCTGATCCCTCAGGAGCAAATCTCAAAATCCATTGATGAAGTGGTGATCACGGGTATTAAGAAGGATAAGAATTTAACTTCTGCCCAAATGGGGACAGAGACATTAAGCATTAAAAACATAGAAAAGCTTCCTGTTTTATTTGGAGAAAAAGACGTCATGAAGACGATCCAGCTTTTACCGGGTATTAAAAGCAATGGCGAAGGAAGCAGCGGATTCAGTGTGAGAGGTGGTGCTACCGACCAGAACCTTATTTTGCTGGATGAAGCTCCTGTTTATAATGCCTCTCACCTGCTTGGCTTTTTCAGCACCTTCAACAGTGATGCTTTGAAAGATGCAAGTATCATCAAAGGAAACAGCCCTGCTCAATACGGCGGACGTCTTTCTTCCGTTCTGGATGTTAAAATGAAAGACGGAAATAACCAGGATTATAATGTCAATGGAGGAATTGGGTTGATAAGCAGCAGACTGAGTGTGGAAGGGCCTATTCAGAAGGAAAAATCTTCATTCATTGTTTCGGGAAGAAGAACCTATGCGGATTTATTCCTGAAGACCTCGAACGACTACAAAGACAATAAGTTATATTTTTACGACCTGAATCTGAAAGCCAATTATCAGATCAATGAAAACAACCGACTTTATCTGTCCGGATATTTCGGAAGAGATGTATTGGGATTAGGTAATACATTTTCTACGGACTGGGGGAACACTACAGCTACATTGAGATGGAACAGTATTATCAACAGTAAGTTGTTTTCCAATACATCATTTATTTACAGTGACTACGATTATAAAGTTAGTTTAAAGAGTAATGATAATAATTTTGGTCTAAATTCAAAAATCAAGGACTGGAATCTTAAACAGGATTTTACATGGTTTGCAGGAAATAAGCATTCTGTACGTTTCGGGCTACAGTCTATTTACCATACCATTACTCCAAGTACGGCATCAGGAACCAGTGTAAGCAGCTTCCCTAGAAATCCTAGAAAATCGTGGGAAAATGCGTTATATATTAATGATGATTTTAAAGCTACAGATAAGCTGACCGTTAATTATGGAGCGCGACTTTCTATGTTTAGTGTTTTAGGTGGTGATACTTTTAATACGTATGAAAATGGAGTTCTTACCGACAGCAAATATGTTGAAAAAGGGAAATTCGGAAAAACGTATGTTAATATTGAGCCTAGAATTACAGCAAACTATAGAATCAATGAAGTAAGCAGCGTAAAGGGAGGTTATTCCCGAAATACTCAGAATCTACATCTTTTAAGCAACTCAAGCAGTGGAAATCCTACTGATCAGTGGATTGGAAGCAGCCTGACGGTAAAGCCTGAAATTGCAGATCAGGTGAGTTTGGGATACAGCAGAAATTTCAATAATAACAATTATGAATTGAATGCTGAAGTCTATTATAAATCTATGCAGAATCAGATTGACTTTAAAAATGGTGCTCAGATCACTTTTGATACGGCAGCTGATGTAGAAAGTGAATTGTTATTTGGTAAAGGAAGAGCTTACGGACTGGAACTTATTGCAAAAAAGAAAAGTGGAAGGCTTACCGGATGGATCTCCTATACCCTGTCTAAAACTGAAAGAAAGATTAACGGGATCAACGATAATCAATGGTATAATGCAAGAATGGACAAAACTCATGATCTGTCTATTGTTGCTACTTATCAATTGAATCCAAAATGGTCTCTTTCAGGATTATTCGTTTACAGTACAGGAAATGCAGTGACATTTCCTACCGGAAAATATGAGCTGAACGGACAAACGGTCTTCCAGTACAGCAGCCGAAATGCCGACCGTATGCCGGCATATCACAGAATGGATGTAAGTGCAACCTACGAACCTTCTTCCAACAAGCGTTTCCGTGGATCATGGACTTTCGGAATCTATAACCTGTATGGCCGTGAAAATGCCTATGTTATTAATTTCGAAGACAATCCTAACAATCCGGGAACAACCCGTGCTATGCAGACTTCGTTATTCCGTTGGATTCCTAACATCACTTACAATTTCAAATTTTAA
- a CDS encoding helix-turn-helix transcriptional regulator, with product MTLRLYDETFGKVLMEKSYPNTYYEDDGDIQECITQLVPPYGNGFYHEICFTNVHISFGNIVLTNRLQLYFESDFDTVEMHFALKGKSMATSGNFQKTVAFDSYQHNIIYAHHMQGKMEFDGPDMNILEINLAPEFFKKFLPDQSGLFEKFRNAIEKQNSSLIQPDHNRISLEMYQILNDIIHCDRKGTFKRIYLEAKVSELLLLQLEQLFNDSSSPSSLQKKDVKKIYAVRDYIINNLSTHCSLNDLAHQVGTNEFTLKKGFKELFGTTVFGFWNDIKMEQAKRMLLDSDLNISEISDIIGYKNPRHFSAAFKRKYHVLPSKIANK from the coding sequence ATGACATTACGACTATACGATGAAACCTTTGGAAAAGTACTGATGGAAAAGAGTTATCCGAATACCTATTATGAGGATGACGGGGATATCCAGGAATGTATTACTCAGCTTGTTCCCCCTTATGGGAATGGCTTTTATCATGAAATATGTTTTACCAATGTACATATCAGCTTCGGAAATATTGTATTAACCAACCGGTTACAGCTTTATTTTGAGAGCGATTTTGATACGGTAGAAATGCATTTTGCCCTTAAAGGAAAAAGCATGGCCACTTCAGGAAATTTCCAGAAAACAGTAGCATTTGACAGCTATCAGCACAATATCATCTATGCTCACCATATGCAGGGTAAAATGGAATTTGACGGACCGGATATGAATATTCTGGAAATCAATCTCGCTCCTGAGTTTTTTAAAAAGTTTCTTCCTGATCAATCGGGATTGTTTGAAAAATTCAGAAACGCAATTGAAAAACAAAATTCATCCCTGATTCAGCCTGATCACAACCGTATCAGTCTGGAAATGTATCAGATCCTCAACGACATTATCCACTGTGACAGAAAAGGAACTTTCAAACGCATTTATCTTGAAGCGAAGGTAAGTGAGCTTCTTTTGCTTCAGCTGGAACAACTTTTTAATGACAGCTCTTCCCCATCCTCTCTGCAAAAAAAAGATGTGAAAAAGATCTATGCGGTGAGAGATTATATCATCAATAATCTCAGTACCCACTGTTCTCTGAATGATCTTGCTCATCAGGTGGGAACCAATGAATTTACTTTAAAGAAAGGCTTCAAAGAGCTTTTCGGAACTACTGTTTTTGGATTCTGGAATGATATAAAAATGGAACAGGCCAAAAGAATGCTCCTGGACAGCGACCTAAATATCAGCGAAATTTCGGATATCATCGGATACAAAAATCCAAGGCATTTTTCGGCGGCTTTCAAAAGAAAATACCATGTATTGCCGAGCAAAATAGCCAATAAATAG